In the genome of Rhodothermales bacterium, one region contains:
- a CDS encoding aspartate kinase yields the protein MSTDALFSGHSPPKVVKFGGTSVGSPAALEQLLTIVAGESDPPVVVVSALSGVTNALEGLIDAVLDDAQHDPQNDTPSVGIPLGQAVAAGVNGLCSRHLDLARAVLPADALRQYEQILRIVLGRLELRLAEMIALGSARALAAPDAASDRDAVLSVGERLSAPLVSLALGTRGVPSTWVDSRRLILTDDSHGAAVVDLAATGVAVRAWYASLAPGTVPIVTGYIGRSINGRTTTLGRGGSDYSAALVAEALSARKLDRWTDVDGIHTANPRLDPSARRFSFLLAEDASTWNAAKALGMHEQAFDPVVRGCIPVHVRSTLHPHGDGTLILPRALPDRIGRDAHLLKHGTPVAATP from the coding sequence ATGTCCACTGACGCACTGTTTTCCGGCCATTCGCCGCCGAAGGTCGTGAAGTTCGGCGGGACGAGCGTTGGATCGCCGGCCGCGCTCGAGCAATTGTTGACCATCGTGGCCGGCGAATCCGATCCGCCGGTCGTGGTCGTGTCCGCGCTCTCCGGCGTCACGAACGCACTGGAAGGGTTGATTGATGCGGTATTGGATGATGCGCAACACGACCCTCAAAATGACACGCCATCCGTCGGCATTCCACTGGGGCAGGCTGTCGCCGCGGGGGTGAATGGGCTCTGCTCGCGCCACCTGGACCTCGCCCGGGCCGTCCTGCCCGCCGATGCGCTCCGCCAATACGAACAAATCCTGCGCATTGTACTCGGCCGCCTGGAGTTACGGCTGGCTGAGATGATCGCCCTCGGCTCTGCCCGCGCTCTCGCCGCCCCTGACGCGGCCTCGGATCGGGACGCCGTGCTGTCGGTCGGCGAGCGGCTTTCGGCACCCTTGGTTTCCCTGGCGCTCGGCACGCGTGGAGTCCCCTCCACGTGGGTCGACTCGCGCCGCCTCATCCTCACCGATGACTCCCACGGCGCGGCCGTCGTGGACCTCGCTGCCACGGGTGTCGCCGTCCGCGCGTGGTATGCATCGCTCGCGCCCGGTACTGTGCCGATCGTGACGGGCTACATTGGCCGATCGATCAACGGGCGGACAACGACGCTGGGCCGAGGCGGAAGTGATTACAGTGCCGCGCTGGTTGCCGAGGCCCTTTCCGCCCGCAAGCTCGACCGATGGACCGATGTGGACGGCATCCACACTGCCAATCCGCGCCTGGATCCCTCGGCCCGCCGTTTTTCCTTCCTCCTGGCGGAAGATGCCAGCACCTGGAACGCCGCCAAGGCCCTCGGTATGCACGAGCAAGCCTTCGACCCCGTGGTCCGCGGGTGCATTCCCGTGCATGTCCGCAGCACACTCCACCCCCACGGCGACGGCACCCTCATCCTCCCACGCGCCCTCCCCGACCGCATTGGCCGCGACGCCCACCTCCTGAAGCACGGCACGCCCGTTGCCGCGACGCCATGA
- the asd gene encoding aspartate-semialdehyde dehydrogenase: protein MKPKLRVCILGATGAVGQRFIELLEHHPWFEVTAVAASERSAGRAYRDAVNWLGHHPIPPAVADLTVGTCVPPADSVPSDRTAHSRPFDLVFSGLDASVAGEVEAAFAAAGYPVISNAKNHRMHPDVPLLIPEVNPEHLALIEQQRWGPTDTPGSDSGSGPKGFIVTNPNCATVGLVMALKPLHDAFGVESVLVTTMQAISGAGYPGVPALDILGNIIPHIGGEEDKLETEPLKILGDLSDPQSITPAKFAVSASANRVPVVDGHLESVSVRLTGSPSPGAVAEALRNWTAPDVVRGLPSSPEKALEVFDDPSFPQPARHVGLGNGMTVSVGKIRACPVLGIKFNVLSHNTIRGAAGGAVLNAELLVEEKTVSATV, encoded by the coding sequence ATGAAGCCGAAACTCCGCGTGTGTATCCTCGGGGCTACCGGCGCCGTCGGCCAGCGTTTCATCGAACTCCTGGAGCACCACCCCTGGTTCGAAGTCACGGCCGTTGCCGCTTCCGAACGCAGCGCCGGCCGCGCCTACCGCGACGCCGTCAACTGGCTGGGCCACCACCCCATCCCGCCCGCCGTCGCCGACCTGACGGTCGGCACCTGCGTGCCGCCAGCGGACTCAGTCCCAAGCGACCGAACCGCACATTCGCGCCCGTTCGATCTGGTTTTTTCCGGCCTCGATGCCTCCGTAGCCGGCGAAGTTGAAGCCGCCTTTGCCGCCGCCGGATACCCGGTCATCTCGAACGCCAAGAACCACCGGATGCACCCCGACGTGCCTCTCCTCATCCCCGAGGTAAATCCCGAGCACCTCGCGCTCATCGAGCAGCAGCGCTGGGGTCCCACAGACACTCCCGGTTCTGATTCCGGCTCAGGTCCGAAAGGATTCATTGTTACCAACCCAAACTGCGCTACCGTGGGCTTGGTCATGGCCCTCAAGCCCCTGCACGATGCGTTCGGTGTTGAATCAGTCCTTGTCACGACCATGCAGGCCATATCCGGTGCAGGCTACCCCGGCGTCCCGGCCCTCGATATCCTCGGCAACATCATCCCCCACATCGGCGGCGAGGAAGACAAGCTGGAAACCGAACCCCTGAAGATTCTCGGCGACCTGTCTGACCCCCAATCAATCACGCCAGCAAAATTTGCCGTCAGCGCCAGCGCAAACCGTGTCCCTGTTGTGGATGGTCACCTGGAGAGCGTATCGGTGCGGCTCACCGGCTCACCATCCCCCGGCGCCGTCGCTGAAGCCCTGCGTAACTGGACCGCGCCGGACGTCGTCCGCGGCCTGCCCTCGTCTCCCGAGAAGGCCCTCGAAGTGTTCGACGACCCTTCCTTCCCGCAACCGGCGCGCCACGTCGGCCTCGGCAACGGCATGACCGTCTCCGTCGGGAAGATCCGCGCCTGCCCAGTCCTCGGAATCAAGTTCAACGTATTGTCGCACAATACTATACGCG